A window of Thermococcus aggregans contains these coding sequences:
- a CDS encoding PLP-dependent aminotransferase family protein: MELENRLKGKLEAPTLDYEKYFSEKALGMKASEVRELLKLVESSDVISLAGGLPASETFPVEIIGEITKEVLEKHAAQALQYGTTKGFTPLRLAIAEWMRKRYDVPISKVDIMITSGSQQALDLIGRVFINPGDIIVVEAPTYLAALQAFKYYEPEFVQVPLDDEGMNVDLLEEKLQELKKEGKKVKILYTIPTFQNPAGVTMSEKRRKRLLELASEYDFIIVEDNPYGELRYSGKPVKPIKAWDEEGRVLYLGTFSKILAPGFRIGWIAGEPHFIRKLEIAKQSVDLCTNTFSQVIAWKYVEGGHLDKHIPKIIEFYKPRRDAMLKALEEFMPEGVKWTKPEGGMFVWVTLPEGIDTKLMLEKAVARGVAYVPGEAFFAHRDVKNTMRLNFTYVPEEKIREGIKRLAETIKEEMKK, encoded by the coding sequence ATGGAGCTTGAGAACAGGCTTAAAGGAAAATTGGAGGCGCCAACTTTGGATTATGAAAAATATTTCTCAGAAAAAGCTCTTGGAATGAAAGCTTCAGAGGTTAGAGAGCTTCTAAAGCTTGTTGAATCTTCAGATGTAATTTCACTTGCAGGTGGTCTTCCAGCATCTGAGACCTTCCCAGTGGAGATAATTGGAGAAATTACCAAAGAAGTCCTTGAAAAGCACGCAGCCCAAGCACTTCAATATGGAACCACAAAGGGGTTTACTCCCTTGAGGTTGGCTATTGCCGAGTGGATGAGGAAGAGGTATGATGTCCCTATCTCCAAAGTGGACATTATGATTACAAGCGGATCACAGCAGGCCCTCGACTTGATTGGTAGAGTTTTCATAAATCCCGGCGATATTATTGTAGTTGAAGCTCCTACATACCTTGCTGCCCTTCAAGCTTTCAAATACTATGAGCCCGAATTCGTTCAAGTACCCCTTGACGATGAGGGAATGAACGTTGACCTCCTTGAGGAAAAGCTGCAGGAGCTAAAGAAAGAAGGAAAGAAAGTAAAGATACTCTACACAATACCAACATTCCAGAACCCGGCTGGCGTAACAATGAGTGAGAAGAGAAGAAAGAGGCTTCTTGAGCTTGCAAGTGAGTATGACTTCATAATAGTTGAAGACAACCCATACGGTGAGCTACGCTATTCCGGAAAGCCCGTAAAACCGATTAAGGCATGGGACGAGGAAGGAAGAGTACTATATTTGGGAACGTTCTCCAAGATTCTTGCTCCAGGCTTCAGGATTGGGTGGATAGCTGGAGAACCACATTTCATAAGGAAACTAGAGATCGCAAAGCAGAGCGTTGACCTCTGTACCAATACTTTCAGCCAAGTTATAGCGTGGAAATACGTAGAAGGAGGCCATTTAGACAAGCACATACCAAAGATTATTGAGTTCTACAAACCTAGAAGGGATGCAATGTTAAAAGCTCTGGAAGAGTTCATGCCAGAAGGGGTTAAGTGGACAAAGCCAGAGGGTGGAATGTTCGTTTGGGTCACTCTCCCTGAGGGAATTGATACAAAGCTCATGCTTGAAAAGGCCGTTGCAAGAGGGGTTGCATACGTCCCAGGAGAGGCTTTCTTTGCACATAGAGACGTTAAGAACACGATGAGACTCAACTTCACTTACGTACCTGAAGAAAAGATTAGAGAAGGTATAAAGAGGCTCGCCGAGACAATAAAAGAGGAAATGAAGAAATAG
- a CDS encoding UPF0147 family protein → MSEEKIQQIIQVLKEQVVQDTIVPRNIRRAAEQAIEVLMDTSKDPTVRAADAIAILEEISEDPNMPMHTRTIIWEVLGALEQIK, encoded by the coding sequence ATGAGTGAGGAGAAGATTCAACAGATTATCCAAGTTTTGAAGGAGCAAGTTGTTCAAGATACAATCGTCCCAAGAAACATTAGGAGAGCTGCCGAGCAGGCAATTGAGGTCCTAATGGACACTAGCAAGGACCCAACTGTGAGAGCAGCTGATGCTATTGCTATTCTTGAGGAGATTAGCGAAGACCCGAACATGCCAATGCACACAAGGACAATAATCTGGGAAGTTTTGGGTGCTTTGGAGCAGATTAAGTGA
- a CDS encoding DNA polymerase sliding clamp yields the protein MPFEIVFDGAKDFASLIETASNLIDEAAFKVTEEGISMRAMDPSRVVLIDLNLPAGIFSKYEVEGEETIGINMDHFKKILKRGKSKDILVLKKGEENFLEVTLEGTAKRTFRLPLIEVEELELELPELPFTVKAVVLGEVLKEAVKDASLVSDSIKFIARENEFIMRAEGETQEVEIKLTLEDEGLLDLEVKEETKSAYGVSYLADMVKGIKKADEVVLRFGNEMPLQMDYPVRDEGRLTFLLAPRVEE from the coding sequence ATGCCATTCGAGATAGTTTTTGATGGAGCAAAGGACTTTGCAAGCTTGATTGAAACAGCGAGCAATTTGATTGATGAAGCCGCCTTTAAAGTCACAGAAGAAGGCATATCTATGAGAGCAATGGATCCAAGTAGAGTTGTTTTGATTGATTTAAACCTTCCTGCGGGGATATTCAGCAAATACGAGGTTGAAGGCGAGGAAACTATCGGTATTAACATGGATCACTTCAAGAAAATCCTCAAAAGAGGAAAAAGCAAAGACATTCTCGTTCTTAAGAAGGGTGAGGAGAATTTCCTGGAGGTAACTCTTGAGGGAACAGCAAAGAGAACATTTAGGCTACCTCTCATTGAGGTTGAAGAGCTCGAACTTGAACTTCCCGAGCTACCGTTCACTGTAAAAGCAGTGGTTCTTGGTGAAGTTCTCAAAGAAGCTGTTAAAGACGCTTCCCTTGTTAGTGACTCCATAAAGTTCATTGCCAGAGAAAATGAGTTTATCATGAGGGCAGAAGGAGAAACCCAAGAAGTCGAAATCAAACTCACACTTGAGGACGAGGGGCTGCTCGACCTCGAAGTTAAAGAGGAAACAAAAAGTGCCTATGGTGTCAGCTACCTCGCGGATATGGTAAAGGGAATTAAGAAAGCCGACGAAGTAGTTCTTAGATTTGGAAACGAAATGCCACTCCAGATGGACTACCCGGTTAGGGATGAGGGGAGACTCACATTCTTGCTCGCTCCAAGAGTTGAGGAGTGA
- the cobO gene encoding cob(I)yrinic acid a,c-diamide adenosyltransferase, which produces MEEWKKELGLVHIYTGNGKGKTTAALGLALRMLGHKGRVIMIQFLKSANVYGEQKKAQECGIVVESYGLPKFVHGKPEPEDIEAAKKALERAKEVVKSGEWDLVILDEICVALGFKMIELEEVKQLIKEKAPNTELVLTGRYCPEKLYELADYVTEMREIKHPYQKGVVARKGVEY; this is translated from the coding sequence ATGGAGGAGTGGAAAAAGGAGCTTGGGTTGGTGCATATATACACAGGAAATGGGAAGGGAAAGACCACGGCTGCCTTGGGTTTAGCTTTAAGGATGCTCGGCCACAAAGGACGGGTTATTATGATACAGTTTTTGAAATCTGCTAACGTCTATGGGGAGCAGAAAAAAGCCCAAGAATGTGGAATTGTTGTAGAATCCTATGGCCTACCGAAGTTCGTTCACGGAAAGCCTGAGCCAGAAGATATTGAAGCGGCAAAAAAGGCCTTAGAGAGGGCCAAGGAAGTTGTTAAAAGCGGTGAATGGGACCTCGTAATTCTCGATGAGATATGCGTAGCATTGGGATTTAAAATGATAGAGCTCGAAGAAGTTAAACAACTCATAAAAGAAAAAGCTCCAAACACCGAGCTTGTTTTAACCGGTAGATATTGCCCAGAAAAACTCTATGAACTAGCGGACTATGTAACGGAGATGAGAGAAATAAAACACCCCTACCAAAAGGGAGTTGTGGCTAGAAAAGGCGTAGAGTACTAA
- a CDS encoding DNA replication complex subunit Gins51, translating into MDLAKLRELLEMELSSNELIPLDEEFYKEFDSLVKALKLRAESSKERGEEIEEKMYLAEMNVAEKLIKEILRARLHKIVDMVFEGRPHNLVSEERKIFSLLLAFVNREHIPMEDLEVLEEEVEEKIPESGKRIWEAYIVLKDIPKVMDERLREYGPFKAGDLVTLPRTIGHVLVQREAARRISISP; encoded by the coding sequence TTGGACCTTGCAAAGCTCAGAGAGCTTCTGGAGATGGAGTTATCTTCAAACGAACTAATACCCTTAGATGAGGAGTTTTACAAAGAGTTTGATAGTCTTGTTAAGGCATTGAAACTTAGGGCTGAATCTTCTAAGGAAAGGGGAGAAGAAATCGAAGAAAAAATGTACCTTGCAGAAATGAACGTCGCTGAAAAGCTTATCAAAGAGATACTTCGCGCAAGGCTTCATAAAATAGTGGATATGGTCTTTGAAGGAAGACCACACAACCTTGTTAGTGAAGAAAGAAAGATCTTTTCTCTGCTCCTGGCATTTGTAAACAGGGAGCACATACCTATGGAAGATCTTGAGGTACTTGAAGAAGAAGTCGAGGAGAAAATCCCAGAGAGTGGAAAACGGATCTGGGAGGCTTATATTGTCCTCAAAGACATTCCAAAGGTTATGGACGAGCGCCTGAGGGAGTATGGACCCTTCAAGGCTGGTGATTTGGTTACGCTTCCACGGACCATTGGACATGTTTTAGTTCAGAGAGAAGCCGCAAGGAGAATTAGTATCTCGCCTTAG
- a CDS encoding 4-phosphopantoate--beta-alanine ligase → MAKFFVPKSHPRYWSLYYRHKLEEALEKGILATAGLIAHGRGEAFDYLIGEKTIEPAEKAMRAAVAKLLLAKYPVISVNGNVAALVPKETIELAKVLNAKLEINLFYRTEERVEAIAEELRKYDPEVELLGINPTKRIPNLESERGKVDENGIWKADVVVVPLEDGDRTEALVRMGKFVITVDLNPLSRSARMADITIVDNIVRAYPRMIELAKEMRELPKEELEKIVAEYDNGKILSEVLTHMKSRLEKLAEEGVWRREKL, encoded by the coding sequence ATGGCAAAATTTTTCGTGCCGAAATCTCATCCCAGATACTGGAGCCTTTACTATAGGCATAAGCTCGAAGAAGCCCTCGAAAAGGGAATTTTAGCAACCGCTGGACTGATAGCCCACGGAAGAGGAGAAGCCTTCGATTACCTTATCGGTGAGAAGACAATTGAACCCGCAGAAAAGGCAATGAGAGCTGCAGTTGCGAAACTTCTCTTAGCTAAATACCCTGTTATTTCGGTAAACGGAAACGTCGCTGCTTTAGTTCCAAAAGAGACAATAGAGCTTGCAAAAGTCCTCAACGCAAAACTCGAAATAAACCTCTTCTATCGGACAGAAGAGAGAGTCGAGGCAATAGCAGAAGAGCTACGCAAATACGACCCCGAAGTAGAGCTTCTCGGCATAAACCCCACAAAAAGAATACCTAATTTGGAGAGCGAGAGGGGTAAAGTTGATGAGAACGGCATATGGAAGGCAGATGTAGTTGTCGTTCCGCTGGAAGATGGGGACAGAACGGAAGCACTCGTAAGGATGGGCAAGTTCGTTATAACAGTTGACCTTAACCCCCTTTCGAGGAGCGCGAGAATGGCTGACATAACCATAGTTGACAACATAGTGAGGGCGTATCCGAGGATGATTGAACTCGCTAAGGAAATGAGGGAGCTCCCCAAAGAAGAGCTTGAAAAAATAGTGGCGGAGTACGACAATGGAAAGATACTCAGCGAAGTGTTGACTCATATGAAATCCAGGCTAGAGAAATTAGCTGAAGAAGGTGTTTGGAGAAGAGAAAAACTCTAG
- the taw3 gene encoding tRNA(Phe) 7-((3-amino-3-carboxypropyl)-4-demethylwyosine(37)-N(4))-methyltransferase Taw3, giving the protein MRAKREALKALFTAISENKVDRDIVDLLLLINSIKGVYTTSSCSGRVGIIEEPKIGAKPLSRWIIKKHAPITFEEAKDSLKDAREGIIFLKAQPPIFHIVGETPEIGKKLHEIGLSSGFKYTTFKALSKDRVLVEINGTEYLTVPLGRDGKVLITDEYLEFLINLANEMLERSKSRLPRLEQNFKKLKKELGEDELFYELNPPRAQYI; this is encoded by the coding sequence ATGAGAGCAAAGAGAGAAGCTCTGAAAGCTCTCTTTACAGCAATAAGCGAGAACAAAGTTGACAGGGACATAGTTGATTTGCTCCTCCTTATTAATTCCATAAAAGGTGTTTACACAACAAGCTCATGCTCAGGAAGGGTAGGGATAATTGAAGAGCCCAAAATAGGTGCCAAACCCTTGTCAAGGTGGATTATCAAGAAACACGCCCCAATAACATTTGAAGAAGCAAAAGATAGCTTGAAAGATGCGCGAGAAGGGATAATATTCCTCAAGGCACAGCCACCGATTTTTCACATAGTCGGAGAAACTCCAGAAATAGGGAAAAAGCTTCACGAAATTGGACTTTCTTCTGGCTTCAAGTACACCACATTCAAAGCCCTCAGCAAAGACCGAGTACTGGTTGAAATAAACGGTACCGAGTACTTAACCGTTCCTCTTGGCAGAGATGGAAAGGTGTTAATAACCGACGAATACCTTGAGTTTTTGATTAACTTGGCAAACGAGATGCTCGAGCGGAGCAAGTCACGACTCCCTAGACTCGAGCAGAACTTCAAAAAACTGAAAAAGGAACTTGGAGAAGATGAACTATTTTACGAGCTCAATCCTCCCAGGGCTCAGTATATTTGA
- a CDS encoding transcription factor S has protein sequence MKFCPKCGSIMLPDKKKGVFVCRRCGYEEPLDPESANRYKITQKVKHEREDIPVIEQDLATLPKVKITCPKCGNDEAYWWEIQTRAGDEPSTIFYRCTKCGYTWRSYE, from the coding sequence ATGAAATTCTGTCCAAAATGTGGGAGCATAATGCTACCAGACAAGAAGAAAGGAGTATTTGTGTGCAGAAGATGCGGATACGAGGAGCCTCTCGATCCCGAGTCAGCAAACAGATACAAAATAACCCAAAAAGTCAAACATGAAAGAGAAGACATCCCAGTAATTGAGCAAGACTTAGCAACGCTTCCAAAAGTAAAAATAACCTGTCCAAAGTGCGGTAACGATGAAGCTTACTGGTGGGAGATACAGACGAGGGCAGGAGATGAACCTTCAACGATCTTCTACCGCTGTACAAAGTGCGGCTATACTTGGAGAAGCTATGAATAG
- a CDS encoding helix-turn-helix domain-containing protein: protein MLEKEKEALAKRIAGEITLSSDPGKTMRKWREIFGISQTELAEVLGVSSSVISDYEGGRRKSPGASTIRKFVEALLEIDEKRGGNVIRAFSRTIGSDLPTNAILDIREFAFPVTVEDIVNAVKGEVVANEDLLGRKIYGYTVIDSIQAILEMSSDEFLKLYGWTTERALVFTKVTTGRSPMIAIRVQGLKPAVVVLHGVKKLDELAVKIAERERVPLVVSKAKDENELILNLRALVEKAEKI, encoded by the coding sequence ATGCTGGAAAAAGAAAAGGAAGCTCTGGCAAAAAGAATTGCTGGTGAGATAACACTCTCTTCCGACCCAGGAAAAACTATGAGAAAGTGGAGAGAGATATTCGGCATAAGCCAAACTGAACTGGCTGAAGTCTTAGGGGTTTCTTCTTCGGTGATTAGCGATTATGAAGGAGGCAGAAGAAAAAGCCCCGGCGCTTCCACAATTAGAAAATTCGTCGAAGCACTGCTTGAGATAGACGAAAAAAGAGGAGGAAACGTTATAAGGGCGTTTAGCAGGACCATAGGGAGCGACCTCCCAACAAATGCCATCTTAGACATAAGGGAATTTGCATTTCCCGTTACCGTGGAAGACATAGTTAACGCGGTGAAGGGAGAAGTTGTTGCAAACGAAGACCTCCTCGGAAGGAAGATTTATGGATACACCGTCATAGACAGCATACAGGCTATCTTAGAGATGAGCAGCGACGAATTTTTGAAGCTCTATGGATGGACTACGGAAAGGGCGCTAGTCTTTACCAAAGTAACCACCGGGAGAAGTCCAATGATTGCAATAAGGGTTCAAGGACTAAAGCCGGCAGTAGTTGTGTTGCATGGGGTTAAAAAGCTCGACGAGCTCGCCGTAAAAATAGCGGAAAGGGAAAGAGTCCCTCTAGTGGTGTCGAAAGCCAAAGACGAAAACGAGCTTATATTGAACCTCAGGGCGTTGGTAGAAAAAGCCGAAAAAATCTAG
- a CDS encoding P1 family peptidase, whose product MKAPELGIKIGVFEHGKRNSISDVKGVKVGHVTLIQGEGKLIPGKGPVRTGVTAIIPHEGNIYKEKLLANAFVMNGYSKPIGLIQVQELGTLETPIVLTNTLSIGTAADALIEYMLEQNDDIGVTTGSVNPVVMECNDSYLNDIRGRHVKKEHVFEALKNAKEDFEEGAVGAGTGMSAFEFKGGIGSSSRVVEIENRKYTVGALVLSNFGKREDLTVAGVPVGLELKDWPGKGGKGKGSIIIVVATDAPLTSRQLHRVAKRGAVGLARTGGYAYNGSGDIVFAFSTAQRIKHYQKEPFDIKVLPDSTLSPLFKATAEAVEEAIINSLLQAKTMTGRDNHVRYAIPKEELVRIMEKYGRLEKK is encoded by the coding sequence ATGAAAGCCCCTGAACTTGGAATTAAAATAGGAGTTTTTGAGCATGGGAAAAGAAATTCAATAAGCGACGTTAAGGGTGTTAAAGTAGGTCACGTTACCTTGATTCAAGGGGAGGGAAAGCTTATACCGGGTAAAGGTCCAGTAAGGACTGGTGTAACTGCAATAATCCCCCACGAGGGGAATATCTACAAGGAAAAACTGCTGGCAAATGCATTTGTTATGAATGGCTACTCCAAGCCTATTGGCTTAATCCAAGTTCAAGAGCTTGGAACCCTTGAAACACCGATAGTACTGACTAACACCCTAAGCATTGGCACTGCTGCTGATGCGTTGATAGAGTATATGCTTGAGCAGAACGATGACATAGGAGTGACTACCGGTTCAGTTAATCCCGTTGTTATGGAGTGCAATGACTCATATCTTAACGATATCAGGGGAAGGCACGTCAAGAAGGAGCACGTATTTGAGGCCCTTAAAAATGCAAAAGAGGACTTTGAGGAAGGTGCAGTCGGTGCTGGAACTGGAATGAGTGCTTTTGAGTTCAAAGGTGGTATCGGCTCTTCTTCCAGAGTTGTAGAGATAGAGAACAGAAAATACACAGTTGGGGCACTTGTTTTGAGCAACTTTGGTAAGAGGGAAGATTTAACAGTTGCTGGGGTTCCCGTAGGGCTGGAGTTGAAAGATTGGCCTGGGAAGGGTGGCAAAGGGAAAGGGAGTATAATAATCGTTGTGGCAACAGATGCTCCTTTAACATCACGCCAACTCCACAGAGTTGCCAAGAGGGGAGCCGTGGGACTTGCAAGAACCGGAGGCTATGCTTACAACGGGAGTGGAGACATAGTTTTTGCATTTTCAACCGCTCAAAGAATAAAGCACTATCAAAAGGAGCCGTTTGATATAAAAGTTCTCCCCGACAGCACTTTGTCGCCCCTTTTCAAAGCCACGGCTGAAGCAGTCGAGGAGGCAATAATTAACTCCCTCCTCCAAGCAAAGACCATGACTGGAAGAGATAATCACGTACGCTATGCCATTCCCAAAGAGGAGCTTGTAAGGATAATGGAGAAATATGGAAGACTGGAAAAGAAATGA
- a CDS encoding ribose 1,5-bisphosphate isomerase codes for MAVIKEVLEIAEKIKTMEIRGAGKIARSAAYALQLQAEKSKAKSADELWKEIKEAAKILYHTRPTAVSLPNALRYVTYRAKVAYNSGADLEELRFIVINSAKEFIHNSENAIKRIAEFGAKRIEDGDVIMTHCHSKAAIGVMKKAWEEGKDIKVIVTETRPKYQGKITAKELAEAGIPVIYVVDGAARHYMKMTDKVVMGADSITANGAVINKVGTALLALTAKEHRVWVMIAAETYKFHPETLLGQLVEIEERDPYEVVPKEELDTWPKNIVVKNPAFDVTPPEYIDVIITEKAVIPPCAAIDILKEEFGWALKYTEPWED; via the coding sequence ATGGCCGTAATAAAGGAGGTTTTAGAAATAGCAGAAAAGATAAAGACGATGGAAATAAGGGGGGCAGGGAAGATAGCAAGGTCTGCGGCATATGCACTGCAACTTCAAGCCGAAAAAAGCAAAGCAAAAAGTGCGGATGAACTCTGGAAGGAGATTAAGGAAGCGGCAAAAATTTTATACCACACAAGACCCACTGCCGTTTCCCTTCCAAATGCCTTAAGATACGTCACATACAGGGCAAAAGTAGCATACAACAGCGGTGCAGACTTAGAGGAGCTCAGGTTTATAGTTATCAACTCGGCGAAGGAGTTCATACACAATTCAGAAAACGCCATTAAGAGAATAGCAGAATTTGGTGCAAAGAGGATTGAAGACGGAGACGTCATAATGACACACTGCCATTCAAAGGCTGCCATAGGGGTTATGAAAAAAGCGTGGGAAGAAGGAAAAGACATCAAGGTCATCGTGACTGAGACAAGACCCAAGTATCAAGGAAAGATTACGGCAAAAGAGCTTGCAGAGGCAGGCATTCCGGTGATTTACGTCGTCGATGGAGCCGCTAGGCACTATATGAAAATGACCGATAAGGTAGTTATGGGAGCGGACTCGATAACTGCCAACGGTGCCGTCATAAACAAAGTGGGGACCGCTCTATTGGCTCTAACGGCAAAAGAGCATAGAGTATGGGTTATGATAGCCGCAGAAACTTACAAGTTCCACCCGGAGACACTCTTGGGACAGCTAGTTGAAATAGAGGAGAGAGACCCATATGAAGTCGTTCCAAAAGAGGAGCTCGACACATGGCCCAAGAACATAGTCGTTAAGAACCCTGCCTTCGACGTTACCCCGCCGGAATATATCGACGTGATAATTACGGAAAAAGCCGTTATTCCACCGTGTGCAGCAATAGACATCTTAAAAGAAGAATTTGGATGGGCGCTCAAATATACTGAGCCCTGGGAGGATTGA
- a CDS encoding aminotransferase class V-fold PLP-dependent enzyme, whose product MNVKHLFPGLKNFKAYLNTASAGFLPLTALKRSIDFLSYLSDFKEGADSVDFLNKEILEKVLEEGAKLFRTNKENLTLTIQTTEGLRRLLLSLEPEKGGNIVSFDMEFPSLSCLLKSYAKRYGLELRVVKNRNGWYFIEDVEKLVDDNTFAVIGSSVQWISGQRMDLKELSRIAHKHGAWLIVDAVQHAGSLKLYPEKEGVDAFVAGGEKWLLNPSVGSGIMYICDELIEEASPIAGLLNMEPPVGEWSSWWGMPEKDPWGEFELRNDAGKLDFGGGLPYLLATTLWGALELINDVGIEKIEKHNTKLAGRIRDEALSLGLDIIGDENWESSAIITIQTGLGYEKEEEIYQQMLAEGIKVSHRGALGHYGIRASPHLYNDMDDVETFLNSLVESLSKL is encoded by the coding sequence ATGAACGTCAAACATCTTTTTCCCGGGTTGAAAAATTTCAAAGCCTATTTGAATACGGCAAGTGCAGGATTTTTGCCTTTAACAGCCCTTAAGAGGAGCATTGACTTTCTATCCTACCTCTCAGACTTTAAGGAAGGGGCTGACTCAGTGGACTTTTTGAACAAAGAAATACTGGAAAAAGTGCTTGAGGAGGGGGCAAAACTTTTCCGTACCAATAAGGAGAACCTAACCTTAACAATCCAGACAACAGAGGGATTGAGGAGGCTGCTCCTATCGCTAGAACCAGAAAAAGGCGGAAATATCGTTTCATTTGACATGGAGTTTCCCTCTCTTTCATGCCTTCTAAAAAGCTATGCAAAGAGGTATGGCTTGGAGCTTAGAGTTGTTAAAAACAGAAACGGCTGGTACTTTATTGAGGATGTGGAAAAGCTCGTTGATGATAACACGTTTGCAGTCATTGGGAGCAGTGTTCAGTGGATATCTGGCCAGAGAATGGATCTAAAAGAGCTCTCCAGAATTGCTCACAAACATGGGGCATGGCTCATTGTAGATGCGGTTCAACACGCTGGCAGCTTGAAGCTATATCCAGAAAAAGAGGGCGTCGATGCCTTTGTTGCTGGAGGAGAAAAATGGCTGCTTAATCCCTCCGTGGGCTCTGGGATTATGTACATATGTGACGAGCTTATCGAAGAAGCTTCGCCAATAGCTGGACTGTTGAACATGGAGCCCCCGGTAGGGGAGTGGTCATCCTGGTGGGGCATGCCCGAAAAGGATCCTTGGGGGGAATTCGAGCTTAGAAACGATGCAGGAAAGCTTGACTTTGGAGGCGGCTTGCCTTATCTTCTTGCAACAACTCTTTGGGGAGCCCTCGAGCTGATAAACGACGTTGGCATTGAAAAAATTGAAAAACACAACACCAAGCTTGCAGGAAGGATTAGAGATGAAGCTCTAAGCTTGGGCTTGGACATTATTGGGGACGAGAACTGGGAAAGCTCGGCAATAATTACAATACAAACCGGCTTAGGTTACGAGAAAGAAGAGGAAATCTACCAGCAGATGCTTGCCGAAGGAATAAAGGTCAGCCACAGGGGAGCGCTAGGGCACTATGGAATAAGGGCTTCCCCTCACTTGTACAACGATATGGATGATGTTGAGACGTTTTTGAACTCTCTTGTGGAGTCCCTTTCTAAACTTTAA
- a CDS encoding aldolase has product MSRLVREMLVRYSRLAHERGLTAAFGGNLSVLFNGKIFIKATGAVMDELTREQIAVIDLEGNVLSLVRPSSEWKLHVEIYKRREDIKAVVHLHPPYSIVASTLLSGELPIITPEAEIYLKKIPIAEFKPAGSWELAKETAKYLENYDAVIMANHGIVTVGKSLREAYYKAELVEESAKLWYLKEKGEQIT; this is encoded by the coding sequence ATGAGCAGGCTCGTTAGAGAAATGCTCGTTAGATATTCGAGATTGGCTCATGAAAGAGGATTAACAGCTGCATTTGGAGGGAATCTGAGCGTTCTTTTCAATGGAAAAATCTTCATAAAGGCAACTGGAGCTGTGATGGATGAACTTACACGGGAGCAGATAGCGGTTATTGATCTCGAGGGGAACGTTCTAAGCTTGGTGAGGCCTTCTTCCGAATGGAAGCTCCATGTGGAGATTTACAAACGGAGAGAGGATATAAAAGCAGTGGTTCATCTCCACCCGCCATATTCAATAGTTGCATCCACTCTACTCAGCGGTGAGCTCCCTATAATAACACCCGAAGCTGAAATCTATTTGAAAAAAATTCCCATAGCTGAGTTTAAACCAGCTGGAAGCTGGGAACTTGCTAAAGAGACTGCGAAGTATTTGGAAAATTATGATGCGGTCATAATGGCCAACCACGGAATAGTAACCGTTGGTAAAAGCTTAAGAGAAGCTTATTACAAGGCAGAGTTAGTAGAAGAAAGTGCAAAATTGTGGTATCTAAAAGAAAAAGGCGAGCAAATCACTTAA
- a CDS encoding DUF257 family protein: MLERTIPEAVSLLEELATTVVRVKVCEKTYAFSVVKAVNRELLGLKVAVP, encoded by the coding sequence GTGTTGGAGCGTACTATTCCGGAAGCTGTATCCTTGCTTGAAGAGTTAGCAACAACCGTGGTTAGAGTTAAAGTGTGCGAGAAGACCTACGCGTTCTCAGTGGTAAAAGCTGTTAACAGAGAACTCCTAGGGCTAAAGGTTGCAGTACCATAA